The segment ACAACTGTGCGTGAGCAGCGTTTTAAAagccttttcttttggagGTCTGTGCTTGTTCAAAGAGGGCCAATTCAATCAGGTTATACTTGTTTATTCCGGCTTACTTGGTCgtgtttgttttttctttcgaCCTCTCATGTCCGAAAAGGTccaaaacaagaagaaaaaaagcagcAATTCGTTACCCTGTTTAAAGGCGGGTATCCActacatttttttgaaagagagGAAGATACCCAATAATTGAGAATATGTAAGAGAGTGGAGAGAATCATTACGGAGTAGTCTGTAGAAGTTATATTTTCTCTCTTATTCTGCTGAaagttttatatataaagaaaaaactatcaagaaatttatAGATTCTTTGAGTTACTAAAGCTAAATAAGAGCTTGGTCACAGCAAGTGGGAAACTCTGACCAGCGCGACGCTTGTCGGCCGATTATTTCTGCATCTGGAATTAGTTTTTCATCCATACAAAGTGCTTCGAGCCCGAGGGTGATACTCTTGACCTTATTTGAGTACTCCATCTCTTGCTGTAGTAGTTTTTTAGCTCCGTCACGCTGATTATTAGATGACGCAAAGATGTTATGATCTTGGGTAATTAGCACTATTGAATTGAAGGAAGGTAGATCCCTGTAGttgatattgtttttggGGTCAGGAACTGATGAAACTGTAGTCGCATTACTGGTCGTGCTGCAGTTCGACCAACGACGTTCCCAGGAGGTGAACTCTGTGTCTTGGAGAACAAACCTACTATCTTTAGGGACGTTGAGGATATTATCGTTGAACAGTTCCGACAGTTGGACATTCAAAGGACTAGATGTTTGTACAGCCTGATctatcattattttgtcCTCGGTTTGATGGTCTACGTCAAAATCTAGTCCAGGTTGAGGTTTGGATTTAAGATTTTTAGCTGCCGTGCTTTGATTAATGGCTGCCAAATGCGGTTCTTTGAAACGGAATTCTCTTGATATTGACAGTTTCTTCTGTTCTTTTAACTTCTTGTCTTCTCTTTTGTAGTTTTCCCTTTCCGTCTCTTTTggcttttctttatcttttctgcttgtacttttccttttgtttttagtcattttctctaaaaacttctttctttcttcaccaAAGGTTCTCATATTATCCCTCTCCCTTTTAATGTCATTTTGCTCAACATTTCCACCTTTTGATCTGTTCTTCGTTATCTGTCGGTCTTTGGGGAGTTTTACCTCGTACTTTTTGTAACCAATGACTTGATCTACTTTATTCATTATAACAAGAGTATATTatgttttttaatttttggtCCGGTACTGAGTTAAAGTGGGAAATGGAACGACCATATTCTTTGTGTCATTTCATTTAACTAGTGTTATTTATACGGTCGACCGCGGCCGGGGCATGATTTCGGCGGCTATTTATGTCGTAGCCCCGCACTCCTTCTTTGAATAACACGCTAGCATATGGAGGTTGGTAATGCTATCTTATATTGTAAAGGAATATATCCATGGAATAAAGTGAGCGTATCAGCTGCAGTGAaccaataaaaataatcgTTATGACATCACTATGTAAAtaagtatataaaaataaaagcattTAAAGatgaataaaaatagtagaaaaaaaaactaactATTCAAGACCTTATTCTTGGGGTTAGGAATATTAGGATCAGCGGGGTTTGGAAGGTTGATCGAAGGATTAGTCTCATTTCTGATTTGGTTTCTTGGGACATTGTACCGATCATTCATTCCATACTCGCAGTTTTTTCCACCCCCAGTTTTCTGGTTGACAGGAGGAACATTGGCCGGATATCCGCGCACATGAGCAGTGTAGGAGGAAGCAGAGGCACCGCTCGTTTCGTCTCTCACCATGTGCTCATTGTATCTGTCCAAAGGAGCGGCCTGGGGATCCATCATTTCTTGGTCGTTATTATCGGAACGGCGAGAAGACACACTGTTCCATGCCTCGATGTGATGAGGTTTACTTTGAGGTGAACCTGCACCTGGAATATGTTGATCAATAGGTCCGTTGAAATGCGGAATAGATGTATCTTGACAACCAATAGGCACGTTCTTGCTGTTCATTCTTGCCTCAGTCATTTTGCTCGAATCAAAATTGGCTAACGAAGATCTAGCGTTATTACCATGGTCACTGACCACTTTATTTATGACTTTGCCACAACCTGGGATGCCAATTCTACCTGCACCAGTGTTTAAAGTAGGCCCTGGACACTCACTTGGCAATAGCCCGGAGTGCTGTTCGTGAGGTGAAACGTGCTCACCACGATGAGGGTATTTGATATCGCTCGCCCTGCCGTATACTGGAACCTCGTGCATTTTATCCTTTGTCTGGTTCATATTGAGAGTATCATCACTGGAATATGCTTGAGCGGATTGGCCCAACCCTAGCATTCTGTCATAAGATTTGTCGGTATGGTAGCCGAAGCCGTGCTGTGTAGCAGAAGGCTCTTGGTTTGTGTTTGTTTCATTGCTATTAAGAtggagaaaagaaaataaaatgagTTAGTAATATATGCATGATAAATTGAAGTGGAGTTAATAAacgatttctttttactaGATGGTATCATTATATTGTTTGACGTATAGTATTATTATAGggtgaaaatattaaaaaaattataattagggaagatattaaaaattaGGAGAATATCAGTTCAAAATATTAGTACTAGATAGAATGGGTTGGGACAAATAGACTTGGAAAGCTTATCAGCGTCATTGGatttgcttttattttctattttacttttgaacaaagaaaaagaaagctttCGTGTCACCCTATGATACAACAGGAACATTTTGCTCGGTGTAGATGTGTTCTTCTTGAACCCGGTCTGGTTCATCGCCTGTGCTAGTGACAGTTCTCTTTTTTGCtctcaatttcttgaagaacCTGCCATTATGATGGGATTGGGGCTGTTGGACCTCTGTTACAGGTACCGAGGAAGGTACTCCTCCATTTGATGGAACTGGGGTAGGAGTCTGTGAGTCTACCGTCTTGGTAGAAGCGAAACTGCGGTCATAAATGTACTCGTTTCTTTTGTGAGCAGCCAGCATTATAGTAGAGCAAATGGCGTTTACAATTAACAGAAATACTGTAGTCCAAATAAGCCCAAAATTCTTGGGACCTAGCCTAGCATCGCGGTTTTCATGGTGAAATGCCTTTACTGCCTTGGCGTAACATCCCGTGTACAGACAAGCGGAAAGGGTCATGAAGAAAAGCGTAATCCAGCTCATAGCAGTTGCCAATGAGGCAGTGGGCCTATTATATCTGATCAAGCTGGCAATAACTGAAACTAATGTGATcagtaaaaagaagagcGCGATTAAAAGCATTGCCCAGCCTACCCTTGAAAGGTAATAGTAAGTGTTTCTGTTGTTTAAGAAAGTCGAAGGCATAAGAGGGGAGCTGCCAAAGTTGTCCCTTGGTGAAAATGGCTGAGCCGCCATTTTAGAAGAGCAGTTTACGGCTACCCCGCGACTCTCCCAGCCGCACCAATTATAATTGTACCATCTGGTTATGGAGGGCGCCGAGTTAAAGCCTGAAGTGGATGCCTGGAACCAgtagaaatttttcaacactCCTGTGTTTCTTCCACCCGCTagtatcaaaaaaaatgtcaacAATGTAGCACCTAGTAGAAAGAAGAGGTTAATAAAGTACACAAACTTTTTGTAAGACATTGATTATTAGAAACGGAAATATATGAGGTTATACTTAGTGCTTGTCGAGATCGTAATAGAAGTAATCGTTTATGGTTATTTGTCACCCGTAAAAAAGTGGCAAATGCTAGATAAGTTAGTGTAGATGGGATCTACATATGTTACGAATGATGCTCCGTATTTAACGAATGTTTTTATATTGAAAGCAAGGGATAGCAGTGGGGGACAGAGAACAGGGAATAATGATCCTCACCATTTCCATCCGTTCATCCCACTCTTAAAAAGGTGGCAAATGGTAGAACTGCGGGTGGTAATGCAAGATCCAAAGATATATAGGGATGCTTTTGCATTGCAGCCCCCTCCCTTAAAAGACACTTGGGGGCCATTTCGTTCTAGAAGTCCcctctttgttttcttccaaatccGACCTGTGCGGCTGCGCGGCTGTGCACTACAGGGGGTTTTCTAGTCGTAATTTCGAGGAGTCTGTATATAGTGTTAGTGATTAATTGTCTCAAAACTCAACGCGGAGAAGGTTAGTAACAGCAGCATCTGCGGTACTTTTTCAGGCCAGCCAATGCTGATCAATGTTCTTCTTTATACTATTCTTAGGGACAAATTATCGTAATTGTATACGTAATTTTCAAGTTtgatttgcttttttctttttcatcttggCTAACCGTTGGTGCGGATCTTTGAGAGTTCTAAAAGTGTGCGTATACAAACGCAAGAGTGAATGCTTTGCTCCTCAAGCAGAGAGCTAAAGTATTTGTAAACCAACTGATGGGACCCTCGAAACATTTCAAGCATTCCAGCAAGGACAATAAACGCAAAAATGAGCAGAAGGCCCTGATTACTCAAGAAGATTTCTACCTAGCGGCGATCGACTGCGAAGAACAGGCTGACCGTTGGTTGCTATCGGACGTTAAGAAATGTCTGCGGTTCTATCTAAAGGCTCTCGAGCACTACGAAAGTGGCCTGACTGCTCTAGATTCTACGCAGGAAGGGAAATATAATATCTATTATAATGAAACAAGActttttttgcaaatttATACGGATTATCTGGCCAATAATGGCTACATTAATATCTTGCAATACGTGAAGATGGACGATATGCCTGATCTTTCTAATTTAGTACTATCCTTGCCACAGATTACCCAACggtttgaaattgtttATGAGACTTTCCCAGAGCAGAGAACTTGGGATCTCCAGTTCA is part of the Saccharomyces paradoxus chromosome XIV, complete sequence genome and harbors:
- a CDS encoding uncharacterized protein (Integral membrane protein~similar to YNL194C), whose amino-acid sequence is MSYKKFVYFINLFFLLGATLLTFFLILAGGRNTGVLKNFYWFQASTSGFNSAPSITRWYNYNWCGWESRGVAVNCSSKMAAQPFSPRDNFGSSPLMPSTFLNNRNTYYYLSRVGWAMLLIALFFLLITLVSVIASLIRYNRPTASLATAMSWITLFFMTLSACLYTGCYAKAVKAFHHENRDARLGPKNFGLIWTTVFLLIVNAICSTIMLAAHKRNEYIYDRSFASTKTVDSQTPTPVPSNGGVPSSVPVTEVQQPQSHHNGRFFKKLRAKKRTVTSTGDEPDRVQEEHIYTEQNVPVVS
- a CDS encoding uncharacterized protein (similar to YNL195C) → MLGLGQSAQAYSSDDTLNMNQTKDKMHEVPVYGRASDIKYPHRGEHVSPHEQHSGLLPSECPGPTLNTGAGRIGIPGCGKVINKVVSDHGNNARSSLANFDSSKMTEARMNSKNVPIGCQDTSIPHFNGPIDQHIPGAGSPQSKPHHIEAWNSVSSRRSDNNDQEMMDPQAAPLDRYNEHMVRDETSGASASSYTAHVRGYPANVPPVNQKTGGGKNCEYGMNDRYNVPRNQIRNETNPSINLPNPADPNIPNPKNKVLNS
- the SLZ1 gene encoding Slz1p (Sporulation-specific protein with a leucine zipper motif~similar to YNL196C), which gives rise to MNKVDQVIGYKKYEVKLPKDRQITKNRSKGGNVEQNDIKRERDNMRTFGEERKKFLEKMTKNKRKSTSRKDKEKPKETERENYKREDKKLKEQKKLSISREFRFKEPHLAAINQSTAAKNLKSKPQPGLDFDVDHQTEDKIMIDQAVQTSSPLNVQLSELFNDNILNVPKDSRFVLQDTEFTSWERRWSNCSTTSNATTVSSVPDPKNNINYRDLPSFNSIVLITQDHNIFASSNNQRDGAKKLLQQEMEYSNKVKSITLGLEALCMDEKLIPDAEIIGRQASRWSEFPTCCDQALI